The Pseudomonas sp. SCA2728.1_7 DNA segment CCTCGCCTCGCGCCTGTCGCTGATCTTTCTGATCGGCCTGCTGCTGGCTCAGGCGCTGTCGTTCGGCGCGCAGTATTACGAGCGTTACCAAAGCGCCAAGAACACCATGCTCGGCAATCTCGAGACCGACGTCTCGACCTCGATTGCGATCCTCGATCGACTGCCTGCCGAAGAGCGCCCTGCCTGGCTCGAGCGTCTGGCGCGAAAAAATTATCGCTACCTGTTGAGCGAAGGCGAACCGGGCACGCCGATCGAGGTCGGGGATGTGCCGGTGGCCGTTACCTCGATCACCGAAGCCATCGGTGAACGCTATCCGCTGACCTTCACCGATATTCCCGGGCCGAAGAAACACTTTCAGGGCCACCTGCGCCTGAGCGACGGCAGCCCGGTGACCATCGACGTGCGCCCGGCGATGGCCCCGCTGTCGCCATGGTTGCCGGTGGTCTTGCTCGGCCAGTTGGCCCTGATGATCGCCTGCACCTGGCTGGCGGTGCGTATTGCGATTCGTCCGCTGACGCGCCTCGCCAACGCCGTGGAAACCCTTGACCCCAACGCCCATCCGATCAACCTCGACGAGAAAGGCCCGACCGAAGTGGTCTACGCCGCCCGTGCATTCAACACGATGCAGGCGCGTATCGCCGCTTACCTCAAAGAGCGCATGCAACTGCTGGCAGCGATTTCCCACGACCTGCAAACGCCGATCACGCGGATGAAACTGCGCGCCGAGCTGATGGACGATTGCACCGAGAAAGACAAACTGTGGAATGACCTCAGCGAGATGGAACATCTGGTGCGCGAAGGCGTGGCGTACGCGCGCAGCATCCATGGTTCGACCGAAGAAAGCCGCCGCACCAACATGGATTCCTTCCTCGAAAGCCTGGTGTTCGACTATCAGGACATGGGCAAGCAGGTGCAACTGGTTGGCAAGAGTGCAACGGTTATCGACACCCGTCCTCATGCGTTGCGCCGAGTGCTGGTGAACCTCACCGACAACGCGCTGAAATTCGCCGGCGCCGCCGAAGTCTGGGTCGAAGCCAACAAAGGCAGCCTGGCGATCACCGTCATGGATCGCGGCCCGGGCATCGCCGACGCCGAACTGGCGCAAGTGCTGCAACCGTTCTACCGCGTAGAAAACTCACGCAATCGCGATACCGGCGGCACCGGACTGGGACTGGCCATCGCCCAGCAACTGGCCATGGCGTTGGGTGGCTCGCTGATCTTGAGCAACCGTGAGGGTGGCGGATTGTGTGCGGAACTGAAACTCCCCCTCAATCTTTGAACGCTACATAACCCCTGTAGGAGTGAGCCTGCTCGCGATCGCGTCCTTCCATGAAGGACGCGATCGCGAGCAGGCTCACTCCTACAATGGGTTGCTATACATTCAAGCTATGCCGATCACCTGGTCCTCATGCATCTGCTGCAACAACACCAGGCCGTTATCCATGAACGAATTGCTGGC contains these protein-coding regions:
- a CDS encoding ATP-binding protein, which encodes MSVNLHWPRTLASRLSLIFLIGLLLAQALSFGAQYYERYQSAKNTMLGNLETDVSTSIAILDRLPAEERPAWLERLARKNYRYLLSEGEPGTPIEVGDVPVAVTSITEAIGERYPLTFTDIPGPKKHFQGHLRLSDGSPVTIDVRPAMAPLSPWLPVVLLGQLALMIACTWLAVRIAIRPLTRLANAVETLDPNAHPINLDEKGPTEVVYAARAFNTMQARIAAYLKERMQLLAAISHDLQTPITRMKLRAELMDDCTEKDKLWNDLSEMEHLVREGVAYARSIHGSTEESRRTNMDSFLESLVFDYQDMGKQVQLVGKSATVIDTRPHALRRVLVNLTDNALKFAGAAEVWVEANKGSLAITVMDRGPGIADAELAQVLQPFYRVENSRNRDTGGTGLGLAIAQQLAMALGGSLILSNREGGGLCAELKLPLNL